Proteins encoded by one window of Lacipirellulaceae bacterium:
- a CDS encoding AAA family ATPase, whose amino-acid sequence MSNTAAAPAEFQDSLLANLLNEESYRPEEPRSLEETGLSPVVIETLILKFLLQVGSASGRDVAKRICLPFNLLEDMLLAMRSRQILCHSGQATLGDYYYTLTDQGGERARVAMKACAYVGPAPVPLEDYLLSVDAQTIRAEAAKRSQLEEAFSDISVEQEMLELLGPAINSGAGLFLYGAPGNGKTTVAKRITKCFGQHIWVPRTITEDGQFLKYYDASFHEAIGGDEASILKTSSYDSRWIKIRRPTVVVGGELTMDALEIRHDATTNVSEASLQLKSNCGCLLIDDFGRQRIEPTELLNRWIVPLENRHDFLTLATGKKIQVPFEQLIIFSTNLEPQDLADDAFLRRIPYKIEVGDPSLDEFRKLFELFCRKLQCEYHPEAVDYLVQTHYRPHNRPLRRCQPRDLLMQIRNFCVYNEAPMQLRPEIIDRVVRSYFTAVSGN is encoded by the coding sequence ATGAGTAACACCGCCGCTGCGCCCGCTGAGTTTCAGGATAGCCTGCTGGCGAACCTGTTGAATGAGGAGTCGTACCGACCCGAAGAGCCGCGTTCGCTCGAAGAGACGGGACTGAGCCCGGTGGTCATTGAGACCCTTATCCTGAAGTTCCTGCTGCAAGTAGGTTCCGCTTCAGGTCGCGATGTCGCGAAGCGAATCTGCCTGCCGTTCAATCTCTTAGAGGATATGTTGCTCGCAATGCGGTCGCGACAGATTCTTTGCCACAGCGGACAAGCGACTCTAGGAGACTACTACTATACGCTCACCGATCAAGGTGGCGAACGGGCACGCGTAGCGATGAAAGCCTGCGCCTACGTTGGGCCAGCTCCGGTGCCTTTAGAGGACTATTTACTTTCGGTGGATGCTCAAACCATTCGCGCAGAAGCCGCCAAACGAAGTCAACTCGAAGAAGCGTTCAGCGATATTTCTGTCGAGCAAGAAATGCTCGAACTCTTGGGGCCAGCGATCAACTCCGGGGCGGGCTTGTTCCTGTACGGTGCTCCCGGTAACGGCAAGACGACCGTTGCGAAACGAATCACCAAGTGCTTCGGTCAGCATATTTGGGTGCCGCGAACGATTACCGAAGATGGACAGTTCCTGAAGTATTACGACGCTTCTTTCCACGAAGCCATCGGGGGTGACGAGGCGAGCATCCTGAAGACGTCGAGCTACGACAGCCGTTGGATCAAGATTCGCCGGCCGACGGTTGTTGTGGGTGGCGAACTGACGATGGACGCGCTCGAGATTCGCCATGATGCGACCACCAACGTCAGTGAAGCTTCTTTGCAACTAAAAAGCAATTGCGGCTGCCTACTGATCGACGACTTTGGTCGGCAGCGTATCGAGCCCACCGAATTACTGAATCGTTGGATTGTTCCGCTGGAGAATCGTCACGATTTTCTCACACTCGCCACCGGCAAGAAGATTCAAGTTCCGTTTGAGCAACTGATCATCTTCAGCACAAATCTTGAGCCTCAAGACTTGGCCGACGATGCCTTCCTGCGACGAATTCCCTACAAGATCGAAGTCGGTGATCCGTCGCTCGATGAGTTCCGAAAACTATTTGAATTGTTCTGCCGCAAGCTGCAATGTGAATACCACCCTGAGGCGGTCGACTATTTGGTGCAGACGCACTACCGTCCGCACAACCGTCCACTGCGTCGTTGCCAGCCGCGTGACTTGCTGATGCAGATCCGAAACTTTTGTGTCTACAACGAAGCGCCGATGCAACTTCGCCCCGAGATCATCGACCGCGTCGTGCGAAGTTACTTTACTGCCGTTTCTGGAAATTAA
- a CDS encoding carbamoyltransferase C-terminal domain-containing protein — translation MAKPKVILGVHDGHNASACLMVDGKVEYMIQEERILYEKNAWGFPEESIKDALKQTGIQLFDIDRVAFASEDRIPVKKTREQVMRSFDRLHTLKGRARMALIHTALKPLYVKLRDNTKLRRNLLDDCGIKKAPMSVYNHALSHAASAYFGMRKDHASEELVLTADGAGDKHCSTVFVAQNGKMQRIASTKNANSLGAIYALVTHAMGFVPYEHEYKIMGMAPYADDKYAAQAAEVFHRYLGVNKETLEFERKCFWPTNMQGRNLLKDITKMRFDSVAAGLQKFTEDLLVDWVKACVAKTGIRKIVAAGGVFMNVKANQRILELAEVDQVDVLPSCGDESLSYGAATLAHAELDDPAKLQPWEGIYFGRDVNDEQTAELLRSRGHQFDVPEDIEREIAELLAAGHPVARCRGRMEFGARALGNRSILCDPRNGDCVRVINQMIKKRDFWMPFAPMMIAERSSEYINNPKGNRSPYMMMSYDSADQFRDFIAAVHNADLTARAQILEQQHNPEMHRCLKHFEQLTGRGVILNTSFNLHGYPVALGAKEALHVFENSGLQYLALGSYLVSKPTVAKVDTPASERTGSQVVPTPKLDFGASRINGAYANGQPAV, via the coding sequence ATGGCTAAGCCCAAAGTGATTCTTGGTGTCCACGATGGACATAACGCCTCTGCCTGTTTGATGGTGGATGGCAAGGTGGAGTACATGATTCAGGAGGAGCGAATCTTGTACGAAAAGAACGCCTGGGGCTTTCCGGAAGAGAGCATCAAGGACGCCCTCAAGCAGACGGGCATTCAGCTTTTCGACATCGATCGCGTGGCGTTTGCGTCGGAAGATCGCATTCCCGTGAAGAAAACTCGCGAGCAGGTGATGCGCAGTTTTGATCGTCTGCACACGCTAAAAGGTCGCGCCCGGATGGCGCTCATTCATACGGCACTCAAGCCGTTATACGTGAAGCTGCGCGACAACACGAAGCTGCGTCGCAATCTGCTTGATGATTGCGGTATCAAGAAAGCGCCGATGAGCGTCTACAACCATGCGCTATCGCACGCTGCCAGCGCGTACTTCGGAATGCGGAAGGATCATGCCAGCGAGGAGTTGGTCCTGACCGCCGATGGCGCGGGTGACAAGCATTGCTCGACGGTTTTCGTTGCTCAGAATGGCAAGATGCAGCGGATCGCCAGTACGAAAAATGCGAACAGCCTGGGAGCCATCTACGCGCTGGTTACCCATGCGATGGGATTCGTCCCTTACGAGCATGAGTACAAGATCATGGGCATGGCCCCCTATGCCGACGACAAGTACGCCGCCCAAGCGGCGGAAGTGTTCCACCGGTACTTGGGCGTGAACAAGGAAACGCTCGAGTTCGAGCGGAAGTGCTTCTGGCCCACGAACATGCAAGGCCGCAACTTGCTGAAAGACATCACCAAGATGCGGTTCGACAGCGTAGCCGCTGGCCTGCAAAAGTTCACCGAAGACTTGCTTGTCGATTGGGTGAAAGCTTGTGTCGCGAAGACCGGCATCCGCAAGATCGTTGCCGCGGGCGGTGTCTTCATGAATGTGAAAGCGAACCAACGGATTTTAGAACTCGCCGAAGTCGACCAAGTGGATGTGTTGCCCTCGTGCGGCGATGAATCGCTCTCGTATGGTGCGGCAACCTTGGCCCATGCGGAGTTGGACGATCCGGCCAAGCTCCAGCCTTGGGAGGGCATTTACTTCGGTCGGGACGTGAACGACGAGCAGACGGCCGAGCTACTGCGTAGCCGTGGGCATCAGTTTGATGTGCCCGAGGATATTGAACGTGAGATTGCCGAACTGCTTGCTGCCGGACATCCCGTGGCCCGTTGTCGTGGGCGGATGGAGTTTGGAGCGCGGGCACTGGGGAACCGATCGATCCTCTGCGATCCCCGCAACGGCGATTGCGTGCGGGTGATCAATCAGATGATCAAGAAACGGGACTTTTGGATGCCTTTTGCTCCGATGATGATCGCGGAGCGTAGCAGCGAGTATATCAACAATCCGAAAGGCAACAGGTCGCCCTACATGATGATGTCGTACGATTCGGCCGATCAGTTCCGCGACTTCATTGCTGCCGTGCACAATGCCGATCTGACGGCGCGTGCTCAGATCCTGGAGCAGCAGCACAACCCGGAGATGCATCGTTGCCTGAAGCACTTCGAGCAGTTGACCGGTCGTGGGGTGATTCTAAACACCTCTTTCAACCTGCATGGCTATCCGGTCGCCTTGGGCGCGAAAGAAGCTTTGCATGTCTTTGAAAACTCAGGCCTGCAGTATCTTGCTCTCGGTTCCTACCTCGTCAGCAAGCCAACGGTGGCAAAAGTGGACACTCCCGCGAGTGAGCGTACTGGAAGCCAAGTAGTCCCCACACCGAAGCTCGACTTCGGGGCGAGCCGCATCAATGGGGCTTACGCGAATGGGCAGCCGGCAGTTTAA
- a CDS encoding replication initiator protein A: MPKEEASILLDSNARGVDGLNLVEFPLTVLSRRSPPGKKTLEFCERRREKGRQIERRLTISGSDKYGLPTYRHHDLLVGLIQLTWEKTGASSPRVEFTRYELLKLLGWPKTGRYYALIEQAIDVWMGTTLYYKDSWWVDGAWKSKTFNLLEDAEIHGSRGGGPRKRTKEQLLNEPSYVVWGSVPFTDFQAKRTKGLDYGFYRSLKYAVSRQLYRYLDKWFHYGPNYRYPDLRMFACEKIGLSRRHDNSNLIRELERGVGELVERGYLCDTSKQKRYRKSGRLYEVCFERKKSRKEFTRQPSLSKMQSELVGELKRRGLRNEVPLELVQECTPADIRRTIDNFDDRVAHGESVSPGFLVAALRSEEGYAYRKGFEPQTVKDARKKAKEELEALREKHEIILRQIEQSLETLPIESLTSLNARQRAMLEQEALTKSSSYIADGLERAEREGNFGKSKELRTFAIQKLYKSVERAVIDEVDTRGAATAWVKYTTQLRQELELSPLWSERKFISDSIRKAEVRVSSLPKISGR, encoded by the coding sequence ATGCCGAAGGAAGAGGCCTCGATATTACTGGATTCAAACGCTCGCGGCGTCGATGGCCTCAACCTGGTTGAGTTCCCCCTAACAGTGCTCTCGCGTAGATCCCCTCCGGGTAAGAAGACCCTTGAATTTTGCGAACGCAGGCGAGAGAAGGGCCGGCAAATTGAACGCCGTTTGACGATAAGCGGATCGGATAAGTATGGCCTCCCAACCTACAGACACCACGACCTCCTCGTCGGGCTAATTCAGTTGACTTGGGAAAAGACCGGAGCAAGCAGCCCAAGGGTCGAATTTACTCGATATGAGCTACTGAAGCTGCTCGGCTGGCCAAAGACAGGACGCTATTATGCCCTCATAGAGCAAGCAATCGATGTTTGGATGGGAACAACCCTTTACTACAAGGACTCGTGGTGGGTAGACGGTGCGTGGAAATCAAAAACGTTCAACCTGCTAGAAGATGCTGAGATCCACGGGAGTAGGGGAGGAGGTCCCCGAAAACGCACAAAAGAGCAATTACTGAACGAGCCGTCCTACGTGGTCTGGGGTAGCGTTCCGTTTACTGACTTTCAAGCTAAGCGTACAAAGGGATTGGACTACGGTTTCTACCGAAGCCTGAAGTACGCGGTATCGCGGCAACTTTATCGCTATCTCGATAAGTGGTTTCACTACGGACCTAATTACAGGTATCCAGACTTGAGAATGTTCGCGTGCGAGAAGATCGGGCTGAGCAGACGACACGACAACTCAAACTTAATACGTGAACTAGAACGGGGAGTGGGCGAATTGGTCGAACGAGGCTATCTATGTGATACGAGCAAGCAAAAGCGGTATCGAAAGTCTGGAAGACTCTACGAAGTGTGCTTCGAGCGAAAGAAATCAAGGAAAGAGTTCACCCGACAGCCGTCGCTAAGCAAAATGCAATCGGAACTTGTGGGCGAACTCAAGCGAAGGGGATTACGGAATGAAGTCCCGCTGGAATTGGTCCAAGAATGCACACCCGCTGATATCCGCCGAACCATCGACAACTTTGACGATAGAGTCGCGCATGGCGAGAGCGTCTCACCAGGTTTTCTGGTCGCCGCGCTTAGAAGTGAAGAAGGCTACGCCTACAGAAAGGGATTTGAGCCCCAAACGGTAAAGGACGCAAGAAAAAAGGCGAAAGAGGAATTGGAAGCCCTGCGAGAGAAGCACGAGATCATTTTGCGGCAAATCGAGCAATCATTAGAAACTCTGCCAATAGAGTCACTCACTAGTCTCAACGCACGTCAACGAGCGATGCTGGAGCAAGAGGCACTTACTAAGTCCAGCAGTTATATTGCTGATGGGCTAGAGAGGGCAGAGCGAGAAGGAAACTTTGGCAAATCAAAAGAACTAAGAACATTTGCAATCCAGAAGCTCTACAAATCAGTCGAGCGGGCTGTAATTGACGAGGTGGACACTCGCGGTGCAGCGACCGCATGGGTCAAGTACACAACTCAGCTTCGTCAGGAGCTAGAACTTTCTCCGCTCTGGTCAGAACGCAAGTTCATCAGCGACTCGATAAGGAAGGCAGAAGTCAGGGTCAGTTCCTTGCCGAAAATCAGTGGCAGATAG
- a CDS encoding ParA family protein, translating into MRIAIGSSKGGVSKTTNATNLAVHLHNQGHKVAAIDLDGGEYGNKSLTTILGSAEPEITLFQPTTKGKLKKLLARLGAEVDFTVIDCPGGYSHTAEINLEVLRYSEYLLVPVTPNFDDFEPLSVVERVFQAAKAKNPLLEGRVIINQVDRRKRITRLDRGLKELRAQLRELAPSLKVMQQTVRIDAGAMESARWDGTVVVNGGKSAAKSDLESLYAELLSDIVVTMNRLKKNKVRRRRVANG; encoded by the coding sequence ATGAGAATAGCGATAGGTAGTTCGAAGGGTGGGGTATCAAAGACCACGAACGCAACAAATCTTGCCGTCCATCTGCACAATCAGGGCCACAAAGTGGCAGCAATAGACCTTGATGGAGGAGAGTACGGAAACAAATCTCTAACCACGATTCTCGGTTCGGCCGAACCAGAGATTACGCTCTTTCAGCCAACCACGAAGGGCAAACTGAAGAAGTTACTTGCGAGGTTGGGAGCCGAAGTTGACTTCACTGTTATTGATTGCCCAGGAGGCTACAGCCATACGGCAGAGATAAATCTAGAAGTGCTTCGCTACTCGGAGTATCTGCTAGTTCCCGTCACGCCAAATTTTGACGACTTCGAGCCACTGTCGGTAGTAGAGAGAGTGTTTCAGGCAGCAAAAGCGAAGAATCCATTACTAGAAGGTCGCGTAATCATTAACCAAGTTGACCGCAGAAAACGCATAACACGGCTGGATAGGGGGCTCAAGGAACTCCGGGCACAATTGAGGGAACTGGCTCCATCCCTAAAGGTTATGCAGCAAACGGTGCGTATCGATGCCGGAGCAATGGAAAGTGCTCGGTGGGATGGAACTGTGGTCGTGAATGGCGGGAAGTCTGCTGCGAAAAGCGACCTAGAGTCGCTATATGCCGAGTTACTTAGCGACATTGTAGTAACGATGAATCGACTCAAGAAGAATAAGGTAAGGCGGAGGAGGGTAGCCAATGGGTAA
- a CDS encoding DUF5615 family PIN-like protein, whose amino-acid sequence MKFLADENIPWSAIQRLRENQYDVFAIGEHSYGASDREVLEIAVKEHRAIITFDRDYGEHVFLEKLPCPPAIIYLRFRPQSPEETGRLLLGFIVRSGNLLEGSFWVVEAGWVRRSPLTRSRS is encoded by the coding sequence GTGAAGTTTCTCGCAGACGAGAATATTCCGTGGAGCGCTATTCAGCGACTCAGGGAGAATCAATACGACGTTTTCGCAATCGGGGAGCACAGCTACGGTGCTAGTGACCGCGAAGTGCTTGAAATTGCCGTCAAAGAGCATCGTGCCATCATCACCTTTGATCGAGATTACGGTGAGCACGTATTTTTAGAGAAACTCCCGTGTCCGCCGGCGATAATCTACCTTCGCTTTCGCCCTCAATCACCCGAAGAGACTGGCCGCCTCTTGCTCGGCTTCATAGTCCGCTCTGGGAACTTGCTTGAAGGTTCGTTCTGGGTGGTCGAAGCGGGATGGGTTAGGAGAAGTCCGCTCACGAGAAGCCGTTCTTAG
- a CDS encoding DUF433 domain-containing protein yields MQWQERITIDPDVLAGKPIIVGTRIGVVFLLELMAKGWTMKQLLDNYPQLQAADLQAVFAYSAARFNDDLIDLIEEQSPE; encoded by the coding sequence ATGCAATGGCAAGAAAGGATAACAATCGACCCAGACGTATTGGCGGGAAAGCCAATCATAGTTGGGACGCGGATAGGGGTCGTTTTTCTGTTAGAGCTTATGGCCAAGGGTTGGACAATGAAGCAACTGCTCGACAACTATCCACAGCTACAAGCTGCCGATCTACAGGCTGTATTTGCATACAGCGCGGCACGTTTCAATGACGACCTGATCGATCTGATTGAGGAGCAATCACCTGAGTGA